One window of the Crassaminicella thermophila genome contains the following:
- a CDS encoding sensor histidine kinase, with the protein MSYINRNRHKIIFLVIYIFVLSANFSFSQDYEHRHVLILNSYHRGCEWTEEIEKGIIENFNRKEQKYIFHIEYMDTKKIYDQLYFEKLYELYKYKFKDSKFDVIISSDNDALNFLVKYGEKLFPNTPVVFCGVNNFRDSMLSGNNLFTGVVEEVDLKSNIDIALKLHPNSKQMIVLLDQSATSIENKKMIQKLIPCYPNLKFIFIEEQKISEVENTIKNSPRDSIIFYCATFKDNKGGLIPEKTYIQNISNKYKIPIYTGWSFYLGKGIVGGKMVRAYDQGKIAAKMAKSILKGEKVENIPIIKESPSYYMFDYNQMKKFGIEIMNLPKNSILVNRPSSVYSLPKAFVYEILIFIIFILTSCIFILFKNFSKCKQLEKELKEHLQFMNKLIDTIPNPIFWKNTKGIYTGCNKGYGDLLEMDTNDIIGCGVHDIFNKEYADIYYEMDKELMNRGGIQIYEEKIHSKDGKYRDVIFNKAAYTNINGEVEGLIGVIVDITERKKIEKRMRESEERYRMLIENVPDGIVVYNDEKIQFINKAGLEMLGVEKQEEIIGKSVMDFLYPCYHDSFKKSIEQVKDKKVVPVIEQKIVRKDGTIIDVEVKSISFLYDGEVMVFSGFRDITERKKNEALQKKIKEAMEQDRLKTEFFSNLSHELRTPLNIIFSSIQLLELDFKNNKMIKNEKGLNKRIRVLKQNCYRLLRLINNLIDITKMDSGYFELEIQNHNIVSIVEEITLSVAEYIEQKNINLQFDTDVEEKIIACDPDKIERIILNLLSNAIKFTNPGGRIMVNMFDKGDRIIITVKDTGIGIPKDKLEAIFERFRQVDKSFRRNHEGSGIGLSLVKSLVQMHGGRVFVKSEYGKGSEFIIELPVKEVRNEGRSFSSQNIPQTYAERIEIEFSDIYA; encoded by the coding sequence TGAGCATAGACATGTGCTTATTTTAAATTCTTATCATAGAGGATGCGAATGGACAGAAGAAATAGAAAAAGGAATAATAGAAAATTTCAATAGAAAAGAGCAAAAGTATATATTTCATATTGAATATATGGATACAAAGAAAATTTATGATCAATTATACTTTGAAAAATTATATGAACTATATAAGTATAAATTTAAGGATAGTAAATTCGATGTTATTATTTCTAGTGACAATGATGCATTGAATTTTTTAGTAAAATACGGTGAAAAATTATTTCCAAATACACCGGTTGTTTTTTGTGGAGTAAATAATTTTAGAGATTCTATGCTTTCAGGAAATAATTTGTTTACAGGGGTAGTAGAAGAGGTAGATTTAAAAAGCAATATTGATATAGCACTAAAGCTTCATCCTAATTCAAAGCAAATGATTGTATTACTTGATCAAAGTGCTACTAGTATTGAGAATAAAAAAATGATACAGAAACTAATTCCTTGTTATCCTAATTTGAAATTTATTTTTATAGAAGAGCAGAAAATTTCTGAAGTAGAAAACACAATAAAAAATTCACCAAGAGATAGTATTATTTTTTACTGTGCAACATTTAAGGATAATAAAGGGGGATTAATTCCTGAAAAAACTTATATTCAGAATATTTCAAATAAATACAAAATACCTATCTATACTGGATGGAGCTTTTATCTAGGGAAAGGTATTGTAGGAGGTAAAATGGTAAGGGCTTATGATCAAGGAAAGATAGCTGCAAAAATGGCAAAAAGCATTTTAAAAGGAGAAAAAGTAGAAAATATTCCTATTATTAAAGAAAGCCCTAGCTATTATATGTTTGATTATAATCAAATGAAAAAATTTGGAATAGAGATTATGAACTTACCTAAAAATAGTATTTTAGTAAATAGACCTTCATCAGTTTATTCGTTACCAAAGGCGTTTGTTTATGAAATTCTTATTTTTATAATTTTTATTCTTACAAGTTGTATATTTATTCTTTTCAAAAATTTTTCTAAATGCAAACAGCTTGAAAAAGAGCTAAAAGAGCACTTGCAGTTTATGAATAAATTAATAGATACCATACCAAACCCAATATTTTGGAAGAATACAAAAGGGATATATACAGGCTGCAATAAAGGTTATGGAGATTTATTAGAAATGGATACAAATGATATTATAGGCTGTGGTGTTCATGATATTTTTAATAAAGAATATGCTGATATTTATTATGAGATGGATAAAGAACTTATGAATCGGGGTGGGATTCAAATATATGAAGAAAAGATTCATAGTAAAGATGGTAAATATCGAGATGTAATTTTTAATAAAGCAGCCTATACAAATATAAATGGAGAAGTTGAGGGCCTTATTGGTGTTATTGTAGATATAACAGAACGTAAAAAGATTGAAAAGAGAATGCGTGAAAGTGAAGAAAGGTATCGCATGCTTATTGAGAATGTACCTGATGGGATTGTTGTTTATAATGATGAAAAAATACAATTTATAAACAAGGCTGGATTAGAGATGCTTGGTGTAGAAAAACAAGAAGAAATAATAGGAAAGTCTGTGATGGATTTTCTTTATCCTTGTTATCATGATAGTTTTAAGAAAAGTATTGAGCAAGTAAAAGATAAAAAAGTTGTTCCTGTAATAGAACAAAAGATTGTCAGAAAAGATGGTACTATTATTGATGTTGAAGTAAAATCTATTTCTTTTCTTTATGATGGAGAGGTAATGGTATTTAGTGGCTTTAGAGATATAACAGAACGTAAAAAAAATGAAGCATTGCAGAAGAAGATAAAAGAAGCAATGGAACAGGATCGATTAAAAACAGAATTTTTTTCTAATTTATCACATGAGTTAAGAACTCCATTAAACATAATATTTAGTAGTATACAGTTGCTAGAATTGGATTTTAAAAATAATAAAATGATCAAAAATGAAAAAGGCTTAAACAAACGAATTAGGGTTTTAAAGCAGAATTGTTACAGACTTTTGAGACTTATAAACAATTTGATTGATATAACAAAAATGGATTCAGGTTATTTTGAATTAGAAATACAAAATCATAATATTGTAAGCATTGTTGAAGAGATTACTTTATCTGTAGCAGAGTATATAGAGCAAAAAAATATAAACCTTCAGTTTGATACAGATGTAGAGGAGAAGATTATAGCTTGTGACCCAGATAAAATTGAAAGAATTATTTTGAATTTACTTTCTAATGCTATAAAATTCACAAATCCTGGAGGAAGGATTATGGTGAATATGTTTGATAAAGGAGACAGGATTATTATTACAGTAAAGGATACAGGAATAGGCATACCGAAAGATAAATTAGAAGCAATTTTTGAACGGTTTAGACAAGTAGATAAGTCATTTAGAAGAAATCATGAAGGAAGTGGAATAGGATTATCTCTTGTAAAATCTCTTGTACAAATGCATGGAGGAAGGGTTTTTGTAAAAAGTGAATATGGCAAAGGAAGTGAATTTATAATAGAACTTCCAGTAAAAGAAGTTAGAAATGAAGGAAGAAGTTTTTCTAGTCAAAATATACCACAAACTTATGCAGAAAGAATAGAGATTGAGTTTTCAGATATATATGCATAG
- a CDS encoding S-layer homology domain-containing protein, whose protein sequence is MNLFNNKNKLLISKVMLIILLVSTIFSILPIFNGNYTGSAETVQKYVYDEDIVQEDVYDEDTVQEDVYDEDTVQEDVYDEDTVQEAVYSSVYSDLATQAVRNHYKTYKNGKAVDGKWGNFGAYDAYILAEAGANLESWTYNGTTFKEKVDSLIDATIANEDTENKSSAKRVAQEYLAAKSLNESDKATQLFNILKNRQKKKMDHLIQAFYSMYSNVATYELLVRAGKIMDIDTDKAIEYILKNQDVNGSWPIQDVDTYIYNDFMMTAQAVRVLKALEASAGERITDVENAIEKGKKWLKEKQKSDGSFVNGYDDIVTDTAEIIYTLKDLGIDPDTWTSEDGNSPVDYMKEKALKEGSFGNVGSTTWALDAYLKLGGEVLNDTVLGIKITPESANITKGNTKQYKAEAYKLDGTIEDISDVVNWSTANNEIATVDNGLVTGVSAGTTEVKAIYKEFSDTSTVIIQLTVIDELAVKAVRNNYETYKNGKAVDGGWGNFGAYDAYILAEAGANLESWTYNGTTFKEKVDSLIDATIANEDTENKSSAKRVAQEYLAAKSLNESDKATQLFNILKNRQKEDGSFDTGLYSMYSNVATYELLVRAGKIMDIDTDKAIEYILKNQDVNGSWPIQDVDTYIYNDFMMTAQAVRVLKALEASAGERITDVENAIEKGKKWLKEKQKSDGSFVNGYDDIVTDTAEIIYTLKDLGIDPDTWTSEDGNSPVDYMKEKALKEGSFGNVGSTTWALDAYLKLGGEVLNDTVLGIKITPESANITKGNTKQYKAEAYKLDGTIEDISDVANWSTANNKIATVDNGLVTGVSAGTTEVKASYQDCSGIVKVNVSGDNSGIVEKGFTVKVAVIGKSGELLYGPSSVTISKKYEYKDTALSALDATGLRWKFSNDWPGMVNEIEGQKNKGMNGWMYAVNGKAPSVLPGEKTVKKEDKILWWYSTNAMSEVPKWPDSSNKPTIISESKIEEKVKETLDNYNKKLEKVKDKNSILNIDKKMTQKEAEALKKELDKNKVSINKVANNTETVLADSKLEVSLLIPKKALDGAKKITISELEKDENPKQFAVKVNSSTYEFGPSGTKFDKPVTISIKLAITDEMNIEKISPAWYDEESKKWIPIPGIIDAEKGLVVFNIDHFTKFAVIELPNKISFKDVDEKISWAKDAIEILAGKGIIKGTGNGFEPQRSITRAEFISLVVTALNLEKEEYIEETFSDVNKLDWFANAVGCAYKSNIISGDPDGKFRPNDPITRNEIASILYRLQGSPENSIKNSKLSFKDINTLPSWAINGVKYVYQQGLMSGYEDETFRGGNALTRAEAAVVIYNYLK, encoded by the coding sequence ATGAACTTATTTAATAACAAAAATAAGCTTTTGATTTCTAAAGTAATGTTAATAATCTTGTTGGTAAGTACTATTTTTTCGATTCTACCTATATTTAACGGAAACTATACAGGGAGTGCAGAAACTGTACAAAAATATGTTTATGACGAAGACATTGTTCAAGAAGATGTATATGACGAAGACACTGTTCAAGAAGATGTATATGACGAAGACACTGTTCAAGAAGATGTATATGACGAAGACACTGTTCAAGAAGCTGTTTATAGTTCAGTTTATAGTGACTTAGCAACACAGGCAGTGAGAAATCATTACAAAACATATAAAAATGGAAAAGCTGTAGACGGTAAATGGGGAAATTTTGGAGCATATGATGCATACATATTGGCAGAAGCTGGAGCAAACTTAGAGAGTTGGACATATAATGGAACTACATTCAAAGAAAAAGTAGATAGTTTGATTGATGCAACGATTGCAAACGAAGATACAGAAAATAAATCATCAGCTAAGAGAGTGGCTCAAGAATATTTAGCAGCTAAAAGTTTAAATGAAAGTGATAAGGCAACTCAATTATTTAACATCTTAAAGAATAGACAAAAAAAGAAGATGGATCATTTGATACAGGCCTTTTATAGTATGTATAGCAATGTAGCTACATATGAGCTATTGGTAAGAGCAGGAAAAATAATGGATATTGATACAGACAAAGCAATAGAATATATTTTAAAAAATCAAGATGTGAATGGTTCATGGCCTATACAAGATGTTGACACCTATATTTACAATGATTTTATGATGACAGCACAAGCTGTAAGAGTATTAAAAGCATTAGAGGCATCTGCAGGAGAAAGAATTACAGATGTAGAAAATGCAATTGAAAAAGGAAAGAAATGGCTAAAAGAAAAACAAAAATCAGATGGAAGTTTTGTGAATGGTTATGACGATATTGTTACAGATACAGCAGAGATAATTTATACATTAAAGGATTTAGGAATAGATCCAGATACATGGACTAGTGAAGATGGTAATAGCCCAGTAGATTATATGAAAGAAAAAGCATTAAAAGAAGGAAGCTTTGGTAATGTAGGTAGTACTACTTGGGCATTGGATGCATATCTAAAATTAGGTGGAGAGGTTTTAAACGATACTGTATTAGGTATAAAAATAACTCCAGAAAGTGCAAATATTACTAAAGGTAATACAAAACAATATAAAGCAGAAGCATATAAATTAGATGGAACTATAGAAGATATTAGCGATGTTGTAAATTGGTCTACTGCTAATAATGAAATTGCAACAGTAGATAATGGATTGGTAACAGGAGTTTCAGCAGGAACTACAGAGGTAAAGGCAATATATAAAGAATTTAGTGATACTTCTACAGTTATAATTCAACTTACTGTTATTGACGAATTGGCAGTTAAAGCAGTGAGAAATAATTACGAAACATATAAAAATGGAAAAGCTGTAGACGGTGGATGGGGAAATTTTGGAGCATATGATGCATACATATTGGCAGAAGCTGGAGCAAACTTAGAGAGTTGGACATATAATGGAACTACATTCAAAGAAAAAGTAGATAGTTTGATTGATGCAACGATTGCAAACGAAGATACAGAAAATAAATCATCAGCTAAGAGAGTGGCTCAAGAATATTTAGCAGCTAAAAGTTTAAATGAAAGTGATAAGGCAACTCAATTATTTAACATCTTAAAGAATAGACAAAAAGAAGATGGATCATTTGATACAGGCCTTTATAGTATGTATAGCAATGTAGCTACATATGAGCTATTGGTAAGAGCAGGAAAAATAATGGATATTGATACAGACAAAGCAATAGAATATATTTTAAAAAATCAAGATGTGAATGGTTCATGGCCTATACAAGATGTTGACACCTATATTTACAATGATTTTATGATGACAGCACAAGCTGTAAGAGTATTAAAAGCATTAGAGGCATCTGCAGGAGAAAGAATTACAGATGTAGAAAATGCAATTGAAAAAGGAAAAAAATGGCTAAAAGAAAAACAAAAATCAGATGGAAGTTTTGTGAATGGTTATGACGATATTGTTACAGATACAGCAGAGATAATTTATACATTAAAGGATTTAGGAATAGATCCAGATACATGGACTAGTGAAGATGGTAATAGCCCAGTAGATTATATGAAAGAAAAAGCATTAAAAGAAGGAAGCTTTGGTAATGTAGGTAGTACTACTTGGGCATTGGATGCATATCTAAAATTAGGTGGAGAGGTTTTAAACGATACTGTATTAGGTATAAAAATAACTCCAGAAAGTGCAAATATTACTAAAGGTAATACAAAACAATATAAAGCAGAAGCATATAAATTAGATGGAACTATAGAAGATATTAGCGATGTTGCAAATTGGTCTACTGCTAATAATAAAATTGCAACAGTAGATAATGGATTGGTAACAGGAGTTTCAGCAGGAACTACAGAGGTAAAGGCATCCTATCAAGACTGTAGTGGTATAGTGAAAGTGAATGTATCTGGTGATAATAGTGGCATAGTAGAAAAAGGTTTCACAGTAAAAGTTGCGGTAATTGGTAAATCTGGAGAATTATTATATGGACCTAGTAGTGTAACTATTTCAAAAAAATATGAATACAAAGATACTGCTTTGAGTGCTTTAGATGCAACTGGATTACGTTGGAAATTCAGTAACGATTGGCCTGGAATGGTTAATGAAATTGAAGGACAGAAAAATAAGGGTATGAATGGATGGATGTATGCTGTTAATGGCAAAGCACCATCTGTATTGCCAGGTGAAAAAACAGTTAAAAAAGAAGATAAGATTCTTTGGTGGTATAGTACGAATGCTATGTCAGAGGTGCCAAAATGGCCTGATTCATCAAATAAACCAACTATTATATCTGAATCAAAGATTGAGGAAAAAGTTAAGGAAACTTTAGATAACTACAATAAAAAGCTTGAGAAAGTGAAAGATAAAAATAGTATTTTAAATATAGATAAGAAAATGACACAAAAGGAAGCAGAAGCTTTGAAAAAGGAACTAGATAAAAATAAGGTTTCTATTAATAAAGTGGCTAATAATACAGAAACAGTGTTGGCAGATTCTAAGTTAGAAGTATCATTGTTGATCCCTAAAAAAGCATTAGATGGGGCAAAAAAAATAACCATTTCTGAATTAGAAAAAGATGAGAATCCAAAACAATTTGCTGTTAAAGTTAATTCATCTACCTATGAGTTTGGACCTAGTGGAACTAAGTTTGATAAACCAGTAACTATAAGCATTAAGCTTGCAATAACAGATGAAATGAATATAGAAAAAATATCTCCAGCTTGGTATGATGAGGAAAGTAAGAAATGGATTCCTATTCCAGGGATAATAGATGCTGAAAAGGGGTTAGTTGTATTTAATATTGATCACTTTACAAAGTTTGCAGTAATTGAATTACCAAATAAAATAAGCTTTAAAGATGTAGACGAGAAGATTTCTTGGGCTAAAGATGCTATTGAAATTTTAGCAGGTAAAGGAATCATAAAAGGTACAGGTAATGGATTTGAACCTCAAAGGTCAATTACTCGTGCTGAATTTATTAGCTTAGTGGTAACTGCTTTAAATTTAGAAAAAGAAGAATATATAGAAGAAACCTTTAGTGACGTAAATAAATTAGATTGGTTTGCTAATGCTGTAGGGTGTGCTTATAAAAGCAATATTATATCAGGAGATCCAGATGGTAAGTTTAGACCTAATGATCCAATAACAAGAAATGAAATTGCTAGCATACTTTATAGATTACAAGGATCACCAGAAAATAGTATTAAAAATAGTAAATTATCTTTTAAAGATATAAATACTTTACCTAGTTGGGCAATAAATGGAGTAAAATATGTTTATCAACAAGGATTGATGAGTGGATATGAAGATGAAACATTTAGGGGAGGCAATGCATTAACTAGAGCAGAAGCTGCAGTGGTTATCTATAATTATCTAAAATAA
- a CDS encoding energy-coupling factor transporter transmembrane component T family protein — MMLVYREKDNLIYKLHPITMISFIFVVFILSLVFSHPVYLLGLFFAVAGVIITSGNFSEWKIYLKFTVVMIIVILIVNAIFVHAGSTVLISGPRLPVLGKVQITMEALAFGIGMGIRLLVITSIFCLYTYAVHPDKVMKIFSRWGNKSILIITLATRLFPLMVRDYQRITEVQRCRGVKFDTGKWWNRAKNLLPVISVLLLSCLERSFQLAESMYARGYGSGNRSCYSRDLWRPRDYIILFTLFISMGTGIWAALKGWASYGYYPKLERFNLKELYMVVVVMISLMFPVILNWGWKRWPILRSKI; from the coding sequence ATGATGCTTGTATATAGAGAAAAAGATAACTTGATTTATAAGTTGCATCCAATAACAATGATTTCTTTTATTTTTGTAGTTTTTATTTTATCACTAGTTTTTTCACATCCAGTATATTTACTTGGATTGTTTTTTGCTGTAGCAGGAGTAATTATTACTTCAGGAAATTTTTCTGAGTGGAAAATATATTTAAAATTTACTGTTGTTATGATTATTGTAATTTTAATTGTGAATGCTATTTTTGTTCATGCTGGCTCAACAGTTTTAATTTCTGGACCTAGATTACCCGTATTGGGTAAAGTACAAATAACAATGGAAGCATTAGCTTTTGGGATAGGAATGGGTATACGCTTATTAGTAATTACTAGTATATTTTGCCTTTATACATATGCAGTACACCCAGATAAAGTTATGAAAATATTTAGTCGTTGGGGGAATAAATCTATATTGATTATTACACTTGCTACCCGATTATTTCCCTTAATGGTAAGAGACTATCAGAGAATAACGGAAGTACAACGATGCCGTGGTGTAAAGTTTGATACAGGTAAATGGTGGAATCGTGCTAAAAATTTATTACCTGTAATTAGTGTACTTTTATTATCTTGTTTAGAGAGGTCATTTCAGTTAGCTGAGTCTATGTATGCTAGAGGTTATGGAAGTGGAAATAGGTCCTGTTATAGCAGAGATTTATGGCGACCTAGGGATTATATAATTCTTTTTACACTTTTTATAAGTATGGGAACAGGGATATGGGCTGCTTTAAAAGGCTGGGCAAGTTATGGTTATTATCCCAAATTAGAAAGATTTAATTTGAAAGAATTATATATGGTAGTAGTTGTTATGATATCATTAATGTTTCCAGTTATTCTGAATTGGGGGTGGAAGAGATGGCCAATATTAAGATCAAAAATTTAA
- a CDS encoding ABC transporter ATP-binding protein produces MANIKIKNLNYQYPETKNLALNNINLEIPQGQFVLLVGGSGSGKSTLIRSIAGLVPNFYGGKYGGEVYLDDKEIRQIDRRSFVQQVGMVFQDPESQLVMTNLEEEIVFGLENLELPNSLMKRRVMEVSSALSLSDYKNKFIPELSGGQKQKVALASVLAMQPDILLLDEPTSQLDPIAGEEILTMVRRLNEENGITVVLTEQRLERCFHLADRVLVMERGEIIYDHHDPKTIAEWAVDNKTPFIPPLAKLFANVGYREVPVTVKHGREILRSYRNKLKPIRIDSEKRAEKFEKTEEACLVDIKNLWFTYPNGKEVLKNINLKIKPGDFIVVMGENGGGKTTLMKHINGLLKPSRGHVKVLGKDTKKMSIEELSSIIGYLSQDPNDYLFLPTVREEVAFTLEKLGIKDDRIQNKILQKLQIDSLKERNPRDLSTGQRQRVALASILVTKPKLLLLDEPTRGLDYQLKEALGEVLLKLKEEGMTIFMIAHDVEFAAEYADEIILLDGGSIIARGNKYEMLTNSTFYSPQISKLFHNFVENVVTLDQGEVILRNMIGSDQKEKYA; encoded by the coding sequence ATGGCCAATATTAAGATCAAAAATTTAAACTATCAGTATCCGGAAACAAAAAATTTAGCTTTAAATAATATAAATCTAGAAATTCCACAAGGCCAGTTTGTTTTGCTGGTAGGAGGTTCTGGAAGTGGAAAGTCAACATTAATACGTTCTATTGCTGGATTGGTTCCTAACTTTTATGGGGGAAAGTATGGTGGTGAGGTTTACTTAGATGATAAAGAAATACGTCAGATTGATCGAAGAAGTTTTGTTCAGCAGGTGGGTATGGTTTTTCAGGATCCAGAGAGTCAATTGGTAATGACTAACTTAGAAGAGGAGATTGTTTTTGGATTAGAAAATTTAGAATTACCTAATAGTTTAATGAAACGAAGGGTGATGGAAGTTAGCAGTGCACTATCATTGTCTGATTATAAAAATAAATTTATACCTGAATTATCAGGAGGACAAAAGCAAAAGGTAGCTTTAGCATCTGTTCTAGCAATGCAGCCGGATATATTATTATTGGATGAACCTACATCACAACTTGATCCAATTGCTGGAGAAGAGATCCTTACAATGGTTAGACGATTAAACGAAGAAAATGGAATTACTGTAGTTTTGACAGAACAAAGATTAGAAAGATGTTTTCACTTGGCTGATAGGGTATTGGTTATGGAGAGAGGAGAAATTATTTATGATCATCATGACCCTAAAACAATCGCAGAATGGGCTGTGGATAATAAAACACCTTTTATTCCACCATTAGCAAAATTATTTGCAAATGTAGGCTATCGTGAGGTGCCTGTTACAGTAAAGCATGGAAGAGAAATTCTTAGATCTTATAGGAATAAATTAAAGCCAATTAGGATTGATTCAGAAAAAAGAGCTGAAAAATTTGAAAAAACAGAAGAAGCATGTTTGGTAGATATTAAGAATCTTTGGTTTACTTACCCGAATGGGAAAGAGGTATTAAAAAATATTAATTTAAAAATTAAGCCAGGTGATTTTATTGTTGTAATGGGAGAAAATGGGGGAGGAAAAACTACCCTTATGAAGCATATTAATGGATTACTTAAACCTAGTCGTGGTCATGTAAAGGTTTTAGGTAAGGATACAAAAAAAATGTCTATAGAAGAATTATCATCTATAATTGGTTATTTATCTCAAGATCCTAATGATTACTTATTTTTACCTACTGTAAGAGAAGAAGTAGCTTTTACGTTGGAGAAATTAGGAATTAAAGATGATAGGATACAGAATAAAATCCTACAAAAACTTCAAATTGATTCTTTAAAAGAAAGGAATCCTAGAGATCTAAGTACAGGTCAGCGGCAACGTGTAGCTTTAGCTTCTATTTTAGTAACAAAACCTAAACTATTGCTTTTAGATGAACCTACTCGAGGTTTAGATTATCAATTAAAAGAAGCACTAGGAGAAGTTCTTCTAAAACTTAAAGAAGAAGGAATGACTATTTTTATGATTGCACATGATGTAGAATTTGCTGCAGAATATGCTGATGAAATTATATTGTTAGATGGAGGAAGTATTATCGCTAGGGGAAACAAATATGAAATGCTTACTAATTCTACTTTTTATTCACCACAAATTAGTAAGTTATTCCACAATTTTGTTGAGAATGTAGTAACACTTGACCAAGGAGAAGTAATACTGAGAAATATGATAGGATCAGATCAGAAAGAAAAGTATGCTTAG
- a CDS encoding ECF transporter S component, with amino-acid sequence MNKLSILTIGIIGLVLLISIIPDSPLFEANWALISTIIIMITLVGFFYNIEKSKVTSKEITLISTLGALAAIVRMPFAYLMSIQPTTFIAMITGYIFGPQAGFMVGATAILVSNFYAGQGMWTPWQMFCMGIAGASAAILAKEGRQFNIKQFAFCCALWGYIYGWIMNLWYWTCFVYPLNFKTFVSTYLASLAFDTFRALGNMFFTLLLGNSFYRILIRFRKKLSIEYMKS; translated from the coding sequence ATGAATAAACTAAGTATTTTAACAATAGGAATTATAGGCTTGGTACTACTAATAAGTATAATACCAGATAGTCCATTATTTGAAGCAAATTGGGCATTGATATCTACAATTATTATAATGATTACGCTGGTAGGTTTTTTCTATAATATTGAAAAAAGTAAAGTTACATCTAAAGAAATCACTTTGATTAGTACATTAGGTGCATTAGCAGCTATAGTGAGAATGCCTTTTGCATATTTAATGAGTATTCAGCCAACTACTTTCATAGCTATGATTACAGGTTATATTTTTGGACCTCAGGCTGGTTTTATGGTAGGGGCTACTGCGATTTTGGTATCTAATTTTTATGCAGGTCAAGGAATGTGGACTCCTTGGCAAATGTTTTGTATGGGAATTGCCGGAGCTTCAGCAGCAATACTAGCTAAAGAAGGGAGACAGTTTAATATAAAGCAATTTGCTTTTTGTTGTGCCCTATGGGGATATATTTATGGTTGGATTATGAACCTATGGTATTGGACATGTTTTGTGTATCCATTGAATTTTAAAACTTTTGTATCTACATATTTGGCTAGTTTAGCGTTTGATACTTTTCGAGCTTTAGGTAATATGTTTTTTACTCTTTTATTGGGAAATTCTTTCTATCGTATATTGATAAGATTTAGAAAAAAATTAAGTATTGAGTATATGAAAAGTTAA